The sequence CCCGGGACACGGCGAGGGTGAGCTGCGGCCCGTCCGGGTCGCGGTAGTCGAGCGGTACGGGCAGTTCGGCGCACTCCTGCCGGGGAAGGCCGGGATCGGCGCACGGCCCCCAGGCGAGGGCGGGCCCCGAAGCGCCGGGGGCCTGGGCGCGGGCTGCCGGGGAGGCCGCGGCCAGGGTGCCGGCGACGGCTGCGGCGGAGAGCGTGAGCAGAAGGGTGCGGCGGGCGTAAGTCGTCATGGCGCAAGGCTCGTTGAGCGGCGGGCCGGTGCCCATCCGGCTGCCGGGAGCACCGTGCTGGGGTTATCCCGAGAGCGGGCCGTCGTACGCACCTCGGACGGGTTTCGCCGGTGCCGCCCCGGACCGATGGCGCCCCGGCCCGTCTCACTCCCCGATGGTGATCAGCGCCAGCGTGATGTTGTCGGGCCCGCCCGCCTCGATGGCGGCCTTCCACAGCTCGAAGGCGGCCCGGCCGCCGGAGTGGAGCCGCAGCAGGCCGCCGACGTCCTCCTCGGGGACCGGGTCGGTCAGCCCGTCGCTGCACACCAGATAGCGGTCGCCCACGGACAGCGGCACGGTCGTGAGGTGCGGGACGACGGCGCTGAACTCCCGGGCGCCGCCGAGCGCCTGGGTGACGAGCGAGGTGGTGCGCCGCCCTGGTGGCAGCGGTGGGCTGTCGTCCACGCTCACCTGGCGCAGGTCCTCGCCGGTCGCCTCGAACACCCGGCTGTCACCGACGTTGAACACCACCACGGACTCCTCCCCGACGACCGCGCCGGCGACGGTGGTGCCCATGGTGGTCAGTTCCGGGTCCCGCTCCGCGGCCCCGTACACCGCACGGTTGCAGAGGTCCAGGACGTCACGGACCGCGTCCTCGGTGTCCAGTGACGGTCCGAGCGCGGCCAGGTGCCGGACGACCAGGGCGCTGGCCACCTCACCGGCCGGCTGCCCGCCGATACCGTCGGCGACCGCGACGACCAGCGGGGTGCCGAGCGGGAACACCAGCGTCTGCGGGTTCTCGGTCACTGTGCCGCAGAGCGTCCAGGGGCCGGCCACCAGGCTGTCCTCGTTGTGCTCGCGGATCAGCCCGGTGTGGCTCAGGGCGGTCACGGTGAGGTAAGGCATGGGCGTGTCCCGGCTCGGGTGCTCCACTACGGCAGTTCCGTCGTCCCCCGTGGCGTGCCGTACCCCCATTGTGGCCACCGGCCGGGCGCCCGCGCCCGTTGACGGCATCAACACGGCATCGACGGCGGGCGGGGCGTCCGGTCAGCGGTCCGCTCAGCGTCCGGTCGCCGGTCTGTCAGCCCGTCTGTCCACCCGTCTGCCCGCCGGTCTCTCCACCCGTCTGTCCGCCGGGCCGCCTGCCGCTCAGGGTGGTGCGCTGCATCATCCGGGCGATGTCCTTCCCGGTGACGATCCCCACCAGGTGCCCGGCGTCCACGACGAGAAGGCGCGCGCCGGTACGCAGGCTGATTTTCTCCAGCGCGTCACTGAGCAGATCGTCCGGAGCGGCGACCGCGCACTGGGACAGCGGGGTCGCCGCCTCGCGTACCCGTACCGTCTCCCGGCTCGGTCCTGGCACCGCCGCGAGCCGGCGGATCTGCACGATGCCGCTGGGACGGCCGTCGAAGTCGAGCAGCGGCAGCACGGAATGGCGGGAGTGCACGACCACCTCGTCGATGAAGCGCTGGACGGTCAGCCAGTCCGCACCGGTCGCCACCGGACTGGTCATGGCCTCGGCGACCCGCATCCCCCGCAGCGCGGTGTGCAGGGCGGCGCGGCGCCGCTCCGCCCCGGCGACAACCATGACGAAGAGGCCGATGAAGACGATCCACAGCCCGCCCGGTGCCCCGCGCAACACGGAGATCCAGCCGGCGGCCACCAGCAGCAGCCCCATGATCTGGCCGCCCCGGGACGCCGCCAGATCCGCCCGGTCCCGGTCCCCGGTACGCCACCACAGCACCGCCTGCACCACCCGCCCGCCGTCCAGCGGCACCGCGGGCAGCAGATTGAACACGCCCAGGAAGAGGTTCGCCCAGCCCAGCCACGCCAGGACGACGGAGGGCACCGCCCAGCCGGACAGCCCGTGCAGCCCGAACCCGGCCCCGAGCGCGATGCCGCCGATGACCAGGCTGGTGAGCGGCCCGCTGACGGCCACCGCGAAGGCCGCCGCGGCGGACTGCGGCCGCCCCATCCGGGTCGTACCGCCCAGCGCCCACAGCGTCACGTCCTGGACGGAGATCTTCTTCCGCAGCGCGGTCGCCGCATGGGCCGTCTCGTGCAGCAGCAGGCTGCCCATGAGCAGTACGGCCCCGATGACACCGGCCAGGGCGTAGACGGCATCCGAACGGCCCGGCGTCCAGACGGGAAGGCCCTGGTGGCCGAGTCCGTACGCGAACAGGCCCACCAGCAGCGGCACGCTCCAGTGCATGCGCAGCGGCACCCCGACCACCTGTCCGACACGCACCGAACCGTTCATCGTCGTCTCCTGCCGGCCCGGCGCCCGGTCACCGGGAGCAGGCCGTGACGGCCCGCACTCCGTGAACCGGCCGATCCGGCGCCCACCACCATTGTCGCTCGCACCACCTGCTCAGGGGGTGCGAGCGAGGAGGTTCGCAGGAGGTACGCAAGCGGCACGAAAGGCCTGCCGGTCGCAGGGGTGGCACGCTGGTGGTACGGACCGATTCGCCGGAGGTGCGTCATGGGACACCGCCACCACTTCCACCTGGACCAGGGCGATCACTCGATCACCGTGAATGTCGGGCCCGGCCGGGCCGGGGAGATCGAGCTGCTGGTCGACGGCAAGGTGGTCGCGTACCAGAAGGACCACAGCGCCGGCATGAACGTGCTGACCGGCGAACTCCCCGAAGAGCCCGCCCACCCCTTCCGGATCCTGCTGCGCCAGCCGCACCTGGTCCCCTCCATGCCCCGCTGCACGCTGGAGCTGGACGGTGTGGAGCAGCCCATGCCGGAGCGGCTGGTGCTGTAGGGGGCCGACGGCACGGCCCTCGCCGGGCCCGCGCACATGCCTTCGCCTCACCGGAAACGCTCGTGAATTGTTGGGCCACCCGGCTGATTGTGGCCGACGAGCGTTTTGCTCCCCGCGGGTTGAACGAGGCTGCAGGACAGCAACGGCAGCACGATACGTCTGGCATCAGAAGGACGAATCGGCGAGGAGCGACGTGAGAAGAATTGTGCAGGCGGGAAGTATCGTCGGGGCGTGCGGGCTGGTGCTGTTCGGCAGCGGGATGGCCCATGCGCAGACCATTCCGGGCGAGTCCCTGCTCTCGGCCGTGGCAGGCGCCGATCTCGGCACCGTGACCGGCATGGTCTCCGGGGTGGTCTGCAACAACCGCCTCGCGGACTTCAACTACAAGTCCCCGGCGGTCAAGTCCCCGCACCCCTGCATCAACGGGCCGGTGCACAGCGGCAACAGCCTCAACAGCGGCAACTTCCTCAACCACGGCAACCCCAACAACAGCGGCAATATCCACAACACCAACGGGTCCACCAACAGCGCGAACTCCGCCACCGGTGCGTCGGCGGGCAGCAACAACAACATCCAGCGCATCCTCGGAGGCTTCCTGCACGGAGCGGGCCATCACTGAGCGAGCCATGACCTCCTGAGGACGACTGCGGCCACGGCCCGCGCGCCGTCCATCGATCGCCCGGCGGACCATCCGCCGGGCGATCGTCATGTCCGGGCCCGGCGCGGCGGCCCGGGAAGGGAGCGCCGCCGCACACATCTCCGTACGCACCACCGGACACACCGCCGTACAACCGCCGCACACACCTCCGGCCCCGGACGAGCCGGGGCCGGAGGGGCGGATCAGAGCCGGGTCAGGCTCGGGTCACAGCTGCTGGTGGCCGCCGCGGCCGATGTGCTGGATGTCGTTGCTGGTCTTGTTCTCGGCTCCGGTCGTGCCGCCGGCGTCGTCGTTGGTGTTGCCGTTGACGTTGGTCGGGCTGCCGCTGTTGCTGCTGTTGCCGGACAGGTGGACGTTCTGCGAGTTGCTGACGTTTCCGCTGTTCAGCGGGCCGTTGATGCAGACCCTTGCCCGGTTCCGGCAGCTGAAGCCGGCGTGGAAGCTCGCCACGGTGTCGCTGTTCCACACCCCGTCGAGGCCGTACGGCCCCCCGTCCCATGCCTGGGCGGGCGACGCCCCGGCCGCCAGGAGCAGACCGCAAGCTCCTGCGATCACGAAATTGATGCGTGCCATGTTCTTCACTGTGTGCTCCTGCACCTCGCGGTTGGGTACCCGCGGTCTTGCTATCGGGCCTTCTCCCATCCGCCAAGCCTGAGCAACGGCCCGTCCCGCGCATTCACTCTGACTGAGCAGTGGATTCACCGTGACGGCTCTCCCCGCGCCCCTCCCCCTTGCCTCTCTTCTCGCCTCTCCCTCGCCTCTCCCCTCACCGCGGCGACGGGCTGCATTGGCGGGGTGCGCGGACCGTCGTGGGCGGACCGTCGTGGGCGTGCCGTCGTGGGCGGACCGTCGTGGGCGTGCCGTCGTGGGCGTGCCGTCGTGGGCGGGCCGTTCCCCGAACCGTCCCCGGCGCGCCCGCGGCGCCGCTCTCACTTCCGCAGATGCAGCCGCTGCCCGGGGTAGATGTGGTCCGGGCCCTGGTCGAGCGCATGCTTGTTCAGGGCGTACAGGCCCTTGGTCCCGCCCCGGGTATGGGCGCGTTCGGCGATGACGGAGAGGCAGTCGCCGGGATGCACCACATAGGTACGGGCCTTGGTGGCGATGGCCGCCCGGTGGGCGCGCGGAGCGGGGGCCCGGTCGGCCGTGGGGGCCCGGTCGGCCGTGGCGGTCGGCCGGTCGGCGGAGGTCTGCCGGTCGGCGGAGGTCTGCCGGTCGGCGGGGGCGGAGCTGCCGGCGGAGCCGCTGGTGGAGCCGGCGCAGTTGGGCCAGGCGGACAGACCGCGGTCCCGGGCGATGCGCTCACCGACGGCGATCTGCTCGGCGCGGGTGGCGAGGTCGGGACGCGGGGCGTAGCGGAGGCCGCCGTAGGCACGCCAGGTGGCGCGATCGATCTGCAGACCACCGTGGTAGCCGTTGCCGGTGTTGATGTGCCAGCGGCCGTTGCTCTCACAGGAGGCGATGCGCTCCCAGTCGGGCCCCGGCGGGCCGAAGGACGGCCCGGCCGCCGCGGCGCCCGGGCCGGTGAGACCGGCCAGGCCCACGACGCCCAGCAGGACCAGCAGCACGGGCAGGAGTCTTTCGACGGACCGTTGGGCGAGGGGCGACGGCATGACGGGAATCCTCCGCTGTGCTCCGGCAACGCCGTGACGCGGTACTCGCCACGACCGGTGGGCACGCACCAACTAACCCGGCAATATGGTTTTCCGCGGGTCCGGGGAGTGCGACATGCGGGTGTTTCACCCGGGTGGGTGCAAAGCGAGTCCCCCGCCTCGCACGGCCCTTTGGCCCCGTGGCCGGGGATTCTTGGCCGCGCAATTCCTGCGCGGTCGCACTTCGTCAAGGCCTGTCAAGGCCGTCAAGACCCGTCAGTGCTCGTCAAGGCCCGAATTCAGGCCAGAGCCGGCCGCAGCAATTTCCGGTCCTGTGCCCTTGCCGCCGCCCCCGCGGAAACGGGCATTTACATGACCGAATAAGCGAAATACGGGGTCAGGGCGACGGGTTCCGGGGTGGCGACGGCGAACTCGTAGGAGGGGGCGAAGGCGAAGTTCCTTACCAGGACCGGCACTTCGAGGCCCTGCGGACCG is a genomic window of Streptomyces sp. Edi2 containing:
- a CDS encoding protein phosphatase 2C domain-containing protein, with amino-acid sequence MPYLTVTALSHTGLIREHNEDSLVAGPWTLCGTVTENPQTLVFPLGTPLVVAVADGIGGQPAGEVASALVVRHLAALGPSLDTEDAVRDVLDLCNRAVYGAAERDPELTTMGTTVAGAVVGEESVVVFNVGDSRVFEATGEDLRQVSVDDSPPLPPGRRTTSLVTQALGGAREFSAVVPHLTTVPLSVGDRYLVCSDGLTDPVPEEDVGGLLRLHSGGRAAFELWKAAIEAGGPDNITLALITIGE
- a CDS encoding transglycosylase family protein — its product is MPSPLAQRSVERLLPVLLVLLGVVGLAGLTGPGAAAAGPSFGPPGPDWERIASCESNGRWHINTGNGYHGGLQIDRATWRAYGGLRYAPRPDLATRAEQIAVGERIARDRGLSAWPNCAGSTSGSAGSSAPADRQTSADRQTSADRPTATADRAPTADRAPAPRAHRAAIATKARTYVVHPGDCLSVIAERAHTRGGTKGLYALNKHALDQGPDHIYPGQRLHLRK
- a CDS encoding site-2 protease family protein — encoded protein: MNGSVRVGQVVGVPLRMHWSVPLLVGLFAYGLGHQGLPVWTPGRSDAVYALAGVIGAVLLMGSLLLHETAHAATALRKKISVQDVTLWALGGTTRMGRPQSAAAAFAVAVSGPLTSLVIGGIALGAGFGLHGLSGWAVPSVVLAWLGWANLFLGVFNLLPAVPLDGGRVVQAVLWWRTGDRDRADLAASRGGQIMGLLLVAAGWISVLRGAPGGLWIVFIGLFVMVVAGAERRRAALHTALRGMRVAEAMTSPVATGADWLTVQRFIDEVVVHSRHSVLPLLDFDGRPSGIVQIRRLAAVPGPSRETVRVREAATPLSQCAVAAPDDLLSDALEKISLRTGARLLVVDAGHLVGIVTGKDIARMMQRTTLSGRRPGGQTGGETGGQTGGQTG